One part of the Lepeophtheirus salmonis chromosome 14, UVic_Lsal_1.4, whole genome shotgun sequence genome encodes these proteins:
- the ALiX gene encoding programmed cell death 6-interacting protein: protein MLLLTIPIKKATNIDVTKSIKSAIKSTSALSSDQIDSILREFQNLRVKAIKVHSTGADPSLDSVARYYDQLASLESKIPIQEVQISFKYKDAFDKGSIFGGRIGLSVTSLLYEKIGTLFNLAALHANSAAEQNLGDNDGLQSALKKLQIAGGLFIYLKQSAVGMIQQDPTPDLEPDTLGVLADLMLAEAQEVVALKAINGNMKSLTLSKLCEQVDEYYSITLCNMQKENLKNLWDSNWIAHVSAKQAFYVGLAHYYLGKVAMEEMKVGHAIARLQHSETLLKGAINRSGSIGGDFPAKVKQFLLRAQNELQEVKKDNDFIYHERVPEISSMEAPSKASVAKLVPFSFETRYCAGEKDLFQDLMPVQIQHAINTFESRKGDKSNQELCKLKGATELLNDLLASLNLPAAIEETSGDSLPSSLIEKSNAVVQAGGLDSIEGKMKEIPFLLQRNLEILNECDRMIKEEEASDNQLRQQFKEKWTRTPSSKLSSLLLANSQKYHTLIDNASNADELVKTKYAENKEGIELLSKGPDALRSIIPPSNTPKFNFGNPAVAQLKALMREVDAVKSERAEIENSVKSPIMNMKSIFESVFMQKGSIDEMNISTSALSETFGPLETRISDNLTRQEKLITEIQKNYELLVSDSEGQQKQPRDELLKKLATAHDGFFTLSDNIKEGSKFYNDFTNMLVNFQSKVSDFCFARKTEKEELLKDLTSGMASLGLNDQGNITVPAHHNQGTPDRPPRKVDTAPPRPPPPQIPTETAATPMPMTMPAPNPYAGAPGPFPQQGMPQQPLPYPTQPGAGMPFMHPMPYYMPPAPHAYFPGYSSYPTSYPNQPYPFPQNPPNQ from the exons ATGCTACTTTTAACCATTCCTATCAAGAAGGCAACGAATATCGATGTGACCAAATCTATCAAGAGTGCCATTAAATCCACATCAGCCCTCTCCTCGGATCAAATTGACTCCATATTAAGGGAGTTTCAAAACCTGAGGGTCAAAGCTATTAAGGTTCACTCCACTGGAGCAGATCCTTCATTGGACTCTGTTGCTCG gtaCTATGATCAATTGGCGTCTTTGGAGTCCAAAATTCCAATCCAAGAAGTTCAAATATCGTTTAAGTACAAGGATGCATTTGATAAAGGATCGATCTTTGGAGGGCGCATTGGACTGTCTGTTACTTCCCTTCTCTATGAAAAAATTGGAACTTTATTCAATCTTGCAGCCCTGCATGCCAA CTCTGCTGCAGAACAAAACCTTGGCGATAATGACGGACTTCAATCAGCATTGAAGAAGCTTCAAATTGCCGGAGGgctatttatttacttaaaacaGAGCGCAGTGGGAATGATACAACAAGATCCGACACCTGATTTGGAGCCAGATACGTTAGGAGTTTTAGCAG atttgaTGTTGGCTGAAGCTCAAGAAGTTGTTGCTCTAAAAGCAATTAACGGTAATATGAAGAGTTTAACTCTGTCAAAGTTGTGCGAACAAGTTGACGAATATTATTCGATAACATTATGTAACATGCAGAAAGAGAATTTAAAGAATCTTTGGGACTCTAATTGGATTGCTCATGTTAGTGCGAAACAAGCATTTTATGTTGGTCTAGCCCATTACTACTTAGGTAAAGTCGCTATGGAGGAGATGAAAGTTGGTCATGCTATAGCTAG gCTTCAACACAGCGAAACGCTTCTCAAGGGTGCCATCAATAGATCCGGCTCAATTGGCGGGGATTTCCCCGCTAAAGTCAAACAATTCCTTTTGCGTGCACAAAATGAATTacaagaagtaaaaaaagataatgatttCATATATCATGAACGAGTTCCTGAAATATCTTCAATGGAGGCTCCTTCCAAAGCTTCTGTGGCCAAACTCGTTCCTTTCTCGTTTGAGACGAGATATTGTGCTGGAGAGAAGGATTTATTCCAGGACCTTATGCCTGTTCAAATTCAGCATGCCATCAACACATTTGAATCGAGAAAAGGAGATAAATCGAATCAAGAATTGTGTAAATTGAAAGGAGCTACAGAATTGCTAAATGACTTATTGGCCTCATTGAATCTTCCTGCTGCAATTGAAGAGACAAGTGGAGATAGTTTGCCCTCTTCACTTATTGAAAAGTCAAATGCTGTAGTTCAGGCTGGTGGACTTGATTCAATTGAGgggaaaatgaaagaaatcccCTTCTTACTTCAAAGGAATTTAGAGATTTTGAATGAGTGTGATCGCATGATTAAGGAAGAAGAAGCTTCGGATAATCAGCTACGTCAGCAGTTCAAGGAAAAGTGGACTCGTACTCCTTCTTCCAAATTATCCTCCTTACTTCTTGCTAATTCTCAAAAATATCATACACTCATCGATAATGCTTCAAAT GCTGACGAACTGGTTAAAACTAAATATGCCGAAAATAAGGAAGGGATAGAACTCCTATCTAAAGGTCCTGATGCCCTAAGGTCCATTATACCTCCATCTAAtactccaaaatttaattttggtaatCCTGCAGTTGCACAACTTAAAGCTTTAATGAGAGAAGTAGATGCCGTTAAGAGTGAACGAGCAGAGATAGAAAATAGTGTAAAATCTCCTATTATGAATATGAAGTCCATTTTTGAGTCGGTATTCATGCAAAAGGGGTCCATTGATGAGATGAACATATCTACTTCTGCTTTGAGTGAAACGTTTGGTCCCCTGGAAACTAgg ATTTCTGATAACTTAACCAGACAAGAAAAGCTAATTACAGAGATTCAAAAGAATTATGAATTGCTCGTCTCAGATAGTGAGGGTCAACAAAAACAACCTCGTGATGAGCTTCTCAAAAAGCTTGCTACTGCTCATGATGGATTCTTTACTCTGTCTGATAATATCAAGGAAGGCAGTAAATTTTACAACGATTTTACTAATATGCTCGTTAACTTTCAGTCCAAAGTATCAGACTTTTGTTTTGCACGTAAAACAGAGAAAGAAGAATTGTTGAAGGACTTAACCTCCGGAATGGCTTCTTTAGGTCTAAATGATCAAGGTAATATTACTGTTCCAGCTCATCATAATCAAGGTACTCCAGATAGGCCTCCCCGAAAAGTGGATACTGCTCCTCCTCGTCCCCCTCCACCACAAATCCCTACTGAAACTGCGGCTACACCTATGCCCATGACAATGCCTGCGCCTAATCCTTATGCTGGAGCTCCTGGACCTTTCCCACAGCAAGGAATGCCGCAACAGCCTCTTCCCTATCCTACTCAGCCAGGTGCTGGAATGCCGTTCATGCACCCTATGCCCTATTATATGCCACCGGCTCCACATGCATACTTTCCTGGATATTCCTCGTATCCTACTTCTTACCCTAATCAACCATATCCCTTCCCACAAAATCCACCCAATCAATAA
- the Iml1 gene encoding GATOR complex protein Iml1, which yields MTKTWKLSTFPKTFSDQEILLSPIDFPDLHPNDVVEVYHTEDEEEEQACKRLILEVQESSLNHTNSGGSSVCSGNAVYIAKEIAEAFGLRNYEPVRLRRLKEDEIPKLESLEVIFKEEYLGRSEMWRLKNHLLTESRCLHILKRINFSGIWITVERLKGPGGVLQACGVVTPETKVIFRSLSAMVYLYIQMSSEMWGGNDYFDKIVDGFLSELFERWVQQGCVHDVTIVLFSRCYYTAHAFEDFPEEMRSCVIKKNDGRFYEDFYRVIIQNERFTDWRPTLVQLRNIFPTYKKSLLDYHKSKGTQIPEAYISSASEGNFLEVINMSLNTFDNHYHNRNLDRTGQQTIVITPGVGVYTVDRELSLITKRRIIDSGVGSDLLCVGEQPLHSVPLFKFQSHDDKKGEYGIPHWIHLSFYTSNRSTLLKSNFIPRIKVPYDIVPDGITKPFMPGGTFDHIDPKSSDFFEQYDDFQFKKLPIPEENADNVRPGLLLFDPESKSKRITSNRRRWTHIFSEYSSSSVLNCTMGVDWKSLTTPASLPITTDYLPDSKDIELNYVFNEYSLNPDEINDNSGNSGSSVKCYCDNMEVFRELISQRLAQGFQIVEFPSEKIKNSFIKQKTVQQLPHIEFWLSIGQIYHKVSLSANMQTIHVTRYSPITPVNTSNHSYKYRFQAPDNDIYEVSWVEFNTQKLENFNWNHMDYYVCTRGDRDFILTESLKYWRFRMHIMPLTSFIPYTKKIKDGISKYCDIYECLDIHNCVREGFLKFAETCLNNIRRSKKSGCVYEKSSIDKEDVVQYLKSKLTYLNKQATLPSSTFIAAEAIQYLLELRKIDLNKKQEIVAELDGLRQHCIIQHASGDPNVPFNDGFVLFYFVDEDSETYYHGDVEAFHNEWVEIQFSADKISNSLLEKTINKYSKEWNPTYRSVTLNIDTNNKSDRQEWGHLKYQTHVDSDSAFEVTLQWSVATGALVSELVHGWSRKGQQMYGLFIIPVPSDPFALPVTPNSDPVRGPIFIELNTEFWKTSPSLLEEDNFTLEQRTFLFRETIARRFGFIPCYNQQRSSSIFSTHHQYIHCTGNCFLLIPTQLKLNTGIQGYRDSVVSNSNENLEGTYDQTDFRPLYDHSKTGFIWSWNFMISRRWKMMSNTGATGSILFMDKLLSDFRSFCRNEDGRLQNFWNECWK from the exons atgacgaAAACGTGGAAGTTATCCACCTTTCCAAAGACTTTTAGTGATCAAGAGATATTATTAAGCCCAATAGATTTCCCCGATCTCCATCCGAATGATGTTGTAGAAGTCTATCACACGGAAGACGAAGAAGAGGAGCAAGCATGTAAAAGACTCATACTCGAAGTCCAAGAGTCTTCCCTTAACCACACCAATTCTGG aggaagTTCGGTCTGTAGTGGAAATGCAGTTTATATTGCAAAAGAAATTGCAGAGGCATTTGGTCTTAGAAATTATGAACCAGTTAGATTACGAAGGCTCAAAGAAGATGAAATTCCAAAATTGGAATCCCTGGAAGTTATTTTTAAGGAAGAGTATTTGGGAAGAAGTGAAATGTGGAG attgaAAAACCATTTACTCACTGAATCTCGCtgtcttcatattttaaaacgCATCAATTTTTCTGGGATTTGGATTACAGTAGAAAGACTTAAAGGGCCAGGAGGTGTTCTTCAAGCATGTGGAGTTGTTACTCCTGAAACCAAAGTCATTTTTAGATCTTTATCTGCTATGGTGTacctttatattcaaatgagtTCAGAAATGTGGGGCggaaatgattattttgataaaattgtggATGGGTTTCTCTCAGAACTGTTTGAAAGATGGGTACAACAAGGGTGCGTTCATGATGTAACTATTGTTCTTTTCTCTAGATGTTATTATACTGCACATGCTTTTGAAGATTTTCCTGAGGAAATGAGATCTTGTGTGATAAAAAAGAATGATGGACGCTTTTATGAAGATTTTTACCGTGTTATAAtccaa AATGAAAGATTTACAGACTGGAGGCCAACCTTAGTTCAgcttagaaatatatttcctacttataaaaaaagtttgttagaCTATCATAAATCTAAAGGAACTCAAATACCTGAGGCTTATATATCAAGTGCTTCTGAAGGGAACTTTCTAGAGGTAATCAACATGTCTCTAAATACGTTTGACAACCACTATCACAATCGGAATTTGGACCGGACCGGTCAACAAACAATTGTTATTACCCCTGGAGTAGGAGTTTATACTGTTGATAGAGAATTATCTTTAATAACTAAAAGAAGAATAATCGATTCCGGAGTTGGAAGTGACTTACTTTGTGTAGGAGAGCAGCCACTGCATTCAGTaccactttttaaatttcaaagtcaTGATGATAAAAAAGGAGAATATGG aaTACCCCATTGGATTCATCTTAGTTTTTATACCTCCAATAGATCTACGTTATTAAAGAGCAATTTTATCCCTCGTATCAAAGTTCCCTATGACATTGTGCCAGATGGAATCACCAAACCATTTATGCCAGGAGGGACTTTTGATCATATTGATCCAAAATCAAGcgatttttttgaacaatacgATGATTTTCAGTTCAAAAAACTACCCATTCCAGAAGAAAATGCTGATAACGTTCGACCTGGCCTTTTGTTGTTCGATCCGGAGTCAAAATCTAAACGCATTACATCTAATCGTCGAAGATGGACACATATCTTCTCAGAATATTCATCCTCTTCAGTGTTAAACTGCACAATGGGTGTTGATTGGAAATCTCTTACTACTCCAGCCTCACTTCCTATCACCACAGACTATTTACCTGATTCAAAGGATATTGAGCTTAACTATGTATTCAATGAATACAGTTTAAATCCAGATGAAATTAATGACAATTCTGGTAATTCTGGATCAAGTGTCAAATGCTATTGTGATAATATGGAAGTTTTTAGGGAATTGATATCCCAAAGACTTGCTCAAGGCTTTCAAATCGTAGAGTTTCCttccgaaaaaataaaaaatagttttatcaaaCAGAAAACGGTTCAACAACTACCACATATAGAGTTTTGGTTATCTATTGGACAAATATACCATAAG GTATCTCTAAGTGCGAATATGCAAACTATTCACGTGACTCGTTACAGTCCTATAACGCCTGTTAATACATCTAATCACTCATATAAATATCGTTTTCAAGCTCCAGATAATGACATTTACGAAGTTTCTTGGGTTGAGTTCAATACGCAGAAGTTAGAAAACTTCAATTGGAATCATATGGATTACTATGTGTGTACTAGAGGAGATAGGGACTTTATACTTACAGAGTCTCTCAAATATTGGCGTTTCCGTATGCACATCATGCCTTTAACCTCATTTATaccttatacaaaaaaaattaaggacgGAATTTCCAAGTACTGTGATATTTATGAGTGTTTGGACATTCACAATTGTGTTAGAGAAGGGTTTCTCAAATTTGCAGAAACCTGCCTCAACAATATCCGACGCTCAAAAAAATCAgg ctgtGTTTATGAAAAATCTTCTATTGATAAAGAAGATGTGGTACAATATTTAAAGTCTAAGCTAACCTATTTGAATAAACAAGCAACCCTTCCATCCAGCACATTCATTGCTGCAGAAGCAATTCAGTACCTTCTAGAACTCCGTAAAAttgatttgaacaaaaaacaagaaatagtAGCAGAATTAGACGGATTGCGTCAACACTGTATTATTCAACATGCATCTGGAGATCCTAACGTTCCTTTTAATGATGGCtttgtactattttattttgttgacgAAGATTCGGAAACTTATTATCACg gtGATGTGGAAGCATTTCACAATGAGTGGGTCGAAATTCAATTTAGTGCCGACAAAATCAGTAATTCTCTGttagaaaaaacaatcaataagTATAGCAAGGAGTGGAATCCTACTTATAGATCTGTCACTCTAAATattgatacaaataataaatctgATCGTCAGGAATGGGGCCATCTGAAATATCAAACCCATGTGGATTCTGACTCTGCCTTTGAGGTGACTCTTCAATGGAGTGTAGCAACTGGTGCTCTTGTTTCCGAACTAGTTCATGGGTGGTCTCGTAAAGGACAACAAATGTACGGGTTATTCATTATACCTGTTCCAAGCGATCCTTTTGCACTCCCTGTTACTCCGAATAGTGATCCAGTTCGTGGACCAATTTTTATTGAACTAAACACAGAATTTTGGAAAACATCACCTTCGCTATTAGAGGAAGACAATTTTACGTTGGAACAAAGGACTTTTCTTTTCCGTGAAACTATCGCAAGACGATTTGGCTTCATTCCTTGTTACAACCAACAACGTTCTTCTTCAATTTTCTCCACTCACCACCAGTACATTCACTGTACAGGTAACTGTTTTCTTCTAATTCCAACGCAACTCAAATTGAATACCGGAATCCAAGGATATAGAGATTCAGTGGTATCTAACTCTAACGAAAATCTTGAAGGAACATATGATCAAACAGATTTCCGACCTCTGTATGACCATAGCAAGACTGGCTTTATTTGGTCATGGAATTTTATGATATCTAGACGATGGAAAATGATGAGTAATACGGGTGCCACTGGGAGCATACTATTTATGGATAAATTGCTATCTGACTTTCGTAGCTTTTGTAGAAATGAAGATGGACGCCttcaaaatttttggaatgaGTGTTGGAAATAG
- the LOC121129671 gene encoding protein-tyrosine sulfotransferase-like — protein MPTRINRKPLLGICLFFVLIFFMFIKWKNPGNLCPFQVSPKTFVISEEGSLYEYDRKSPIIFIGGVPRSGITLMRAMLDAHTSVRCGEETQVIPSMLQMRSRWRKSKKESTRLEEAGLTAEVIDQAISSFILEIVARYGEPSERLCNKDPFTLHSGVYLRKLFPNSKFIFMVRDGRATVHSIITRQVTITGFDLKSYRQSLQKWNSAISAMNTQCDEIGPEFCLIVKYEQLVLHPRPMMTKILKFLDLDWTEDVLHHEKQINKPHGISLSKVERSSDQVVKPVNLEALSKWVNKMPDDVVQDMAEIAPMLQHFGYDPNSNPPSYGNPTSDVVENTNEIKKNTNK, from the exons ATGCCTACAAGAATTAATCGAAAGCCCCTCCTCGGAATATGCctattctttgttttaatatttttcatgtttataaaatggaaaaatccaGGAAATTTGTGTCCCTTCCAAGTATCTCCAAAAACTTTTGTGATATCAGAGGAGGGATCTCTCTATGAATATGATAGAAAATCACCCATCATATTTATTGGTGGAGTACCAAGAAGTGGGATAACGCTAATGAGAGCAATGCTAGACGCACATACATCTGTTAGATGCGGGGAAGAAACTCAAGTTATACCTAGTATGCTCCAAATGAGATCTCGCTGGAGGAAATCTAAGAAAGAATCTACAAGACTGGAAGAGGCGGGTCTCACGGCTGAAGTTATTGATCAAGCCATTTctagttttattttagaaattgtcGCCAGATACGGTGAACCAAGTGAAAGACTTTGTAATAAGGATCCATTCACACTACACAGTGGTGTTTACCTTAGGAAATTATTTCCAAACTCTAAATTTATCTTCATGGTTCGAGATGGAAGAGCTACGGTTCATAGTATAATTACTCGTCAAGTAACCATAACTGGATTTGACCTTAAATCCTATAGACAATCACTTCAGAAGTGGAATAGTGCCATTTCTGCAATGAATACACAGTGTGATGAAATTGGTCCCGAATTTTGTCTCATTGTGAAATACGAACAACTCGTCTTACATCCTAGGCCCATGatgactaaaatattaaaattccttGACCTGGATTGGACTGAAGATGTGTTACATCATGAAAAGCAGATCAATAAACCCCATGGTATTTCTTTATCTAAGGTTGAAAGATCTTCGGATcag GTCGTGAAACCTGTCAATTTAGAAGCATTATCTAAATGGGTCAACAAAATGCCTGATGATGTTGTTCAAGATATGGCGGAAATCGCTCCAATGCTACAACATTTTGGATATGATCCCAATTCAAATCCTCCTTCTTACGGGAACCCGACCTCTGATGTCGTAGAAAATACCAatgaaatcaagaaaaacacaaataagTAG
- the LOC121129941 gene encoding protein-tyrosine sulfotransferase: MPTRINRKPLIGICLFFVLIYFIFIKWKNPGNLCPFQVSRKTSVISEEGSLYEYDRKSPIIFIGGVPRSGTTLMRAMLDAHPSVRCGEETRVVPRILQMRSHWMKSQKESTRLEEAGLTGEVLDQAISSFILEIVARHGEPSERLCNKDPFTLRSGVYLRKLFPNSKFIFMVRDGRATVHSIITRQVTITGFDLKSYRQSLQKWNSAISAMNTQCDEIGPEFCLIVKYEQLVLHPRPMMTKILKFLDLDWTEDVLHHEKQINKPHGISLSKVERSSDQVVKPVNLEALSKWVNKMPDDVVQDMAEIAPMLQHFGYDPNSNPPSYGKPDSDVVENTNEIKKNANKWDEQGKLVKKISKKLSDQN; the protein is encoded by the exons ATGCCTACAAGAATTAATCGAAAGCCCCTCATCGGAATATGCctattctttgttttaatatatttcatatttataaaatggaaaaatccgGGAAATTTGTGTCCCTTCCAAGTATCTCGAAAAACTTCTGTGATATCAGAGGAGGGATCTCTCTATGAATATGATCGAAAATCACCCATCATATTTATTGGTGGAGTACCAAGAAGTGGGACAACGCTAATGAGAGCAATGTTAGATGCACATCCATCTGTTAGATGCGGGGAAGAAACTCGAGTTGTACCTCGTATTCTACAAATGAGATCTCACTGGATGAAATCTCAGAAAGAATCTACAAGACTGGAAGAGGCGGGTCTCACGGGTGAAGTTCTTGATCAAGCCATTTctagttttattttagaaattgtcGCCAGACACGGTGAACCAAGTGAAAGACTTTGTAATAAGGATCCATTCACGCTACGCAGTGGTGTTTACCTTAGGAAATTATTTCCAAACTCTAAATTTATCTTTATGGTTCGAGATGGAAGAGCTACGGTTCATAGTATAATTACTCGTCAAGTAACCATAACTGGATTTGACCTTAAATCCTATAGACAATCACTTCAGAAGTGGAATAGTGCCATTTCTGCAATGAATACACAGTGTGATGAAATTGGTCCCGAATTTTGTCTCATTGTGAAATACGAACAACTCGTCTTACATCCTAGGCCCATGatgactaaaatattaaaattccttGACCTGGATTGGACTGAAGATGTGTTACATCATGAAAAGCAGATCAATAAACCCCATGGTATTTCTTTATCTAAGGTTGAAAGATCTTCGGATcag GTCGTGAAACCTGTCAATTTAGAAGCATTATCTAAATGGGTCAACAAAATGCCTGATGATGTTGTTCAAGATATGGCGGAAATCGCTCCAATGCTACAACATTTTGGATATGATCCCAATTCAAATCCTCCTTCTTACGGAAAACCGGACTCTGATGTCGTAGAAAATACCAATGAAATCAAGAAAAACGCAAATAAGTGGGATGAACAAGGAAAACTcgtgaaaaaaatatccaaaaaattgtcggatcaaaattaa